The sequence tgctaaaatatggctttaaaggaaagcttgttttttattttaagatcatttttggggtgtttttacatttaatgagATGACAGCTGAAGACTGACAGGAGAGGTGGGAGAGGGGGTGGTGACATGCAGCGAAGGGCTGCAGGCCTGAATCGAACCTAGGCTGCTGCAAAGGACTTAGCCAGGTGAGCTTGAGGTCACCCCCAGATTAGTATATGAAATATGTAGACTTGGCTATTGGAAAACTAAACACTCGGCTTCAGTACAGCACTCTacaactggatactggacttcctcacatgcagaccccagagagtttgaattggcagtcacacctcctctacatcAGTGCTTAACACCGGAGCcacccagggctgtgtgctcaagccccttctgttcacactgtacacccatgactgcacttccagacatcaggagaactcttaATGTGAAGTATGTggacgacaccaccatcatcggcAGTATTGCAAACAAGACTTCATACcagaggaaatcaacaatcttgcagagtggtgcacagagaacaacctactgatcaacgtcagtaaaaccaaggagctgattgctGATTTTAggaagaaggaggcaaagacacacacccctgtctacatcagaggagctgaggtggagcaggtgaacagctacaggttccttggaattaccaTCACTGAGAACCCATcatggtcatcacacatcaccacccagattataaaagcatgaaaaaaatcacacatcaccacccagatTATAAAAGCATGGAAAAGGCTTTACTTCCtacagaaacttaggaaggctaaattccagagcaagatcctggttaacttctacagaggagcaatagaaagcatactgactggaaacatcacaaactggcatggttcgtgcacggCTGGACAGGACGGCTCTACAGCCGGTGAGTAAAACTGctcagaacatcactggttcccatctacagagcatcagtgacctcggtgaagtgaggtgtctgcacagagcccaaaggatactgaaagacaacAGCCACCcgagccacagtctgttcaccctgctgccagctggaaaaaaattcagaagtatccgctgccgaataaccagactacagagcagcttctttccccaggctgtgagactcctctactcctccttcaatgccaaaaagatatagcaggatttaggatcaactacaatttaatttcttcttaaaccacatttaagaaaaaatgacaataaatttaTCTTTTACCTTTGACATCTAAGTGATTAAAACTGAATAATATACATAACACTATAAATGGAGCCATTCTTCAtaagttattttacttttgatactttcggtacagttgagtttttttttttagattatgttatttgtactttttcttaagTTAACATTCTGAATACTTTTTCCACTACTGCATCTTACTCaaatcacacaaacatttctTATGCCTCCGCAGTGGCAGTAACCATGGCCGGAGACATTATATTTATGGTTTGTTGGCTGACCGGCCAGCCCGCTTTTGTGAATGTGAATATCTccagaacgccttgagggaaattcttcaaattCTCAAATGTTTGAACGGACTCAAGGATGAATGGATTAGAATTTGATGATCAAAGCTCACAGAGGCCTTGCATGTacctcattctcatgaatgcaatatctgaagatggagggagtttcttcaaatttggcaaaaacgtccacttggactcaagaatgaggAATCTGGGGGTTAAAAGTCAAGCTCaaggtgacctcataaaacatgtttttggccagaaCTTAAGAGTTCATATGCTCAGATTTCATACAAATAcctaataaaacataataatgaagcctgaacattttttatccaagaagtcaaaggtcaactgtatCCTCGATGTCATAAGtcaggagcagaaggggagagatttggtcagacactgaattagtgtcactaattttgggtgtccaccttgaaactgtgctgattgtagagatcttctgtgctgccgggggaagGATATATGTTAaccatccatgttttcatagaaATGATTGTAAACTTTCAGTACAAGTTGACTGGTGCATGCAGGCATAGAAACCTGTGGCGGTATTTCTAGTTTTTCTAAATCTTCCCTCCTGTGGTATCTGAGAGAGTTCAAGGTTCATTTAATATTCAATACTgtaagtaccaaaaaaaaatcccacttggcaaatacatacaaaagtaTCAGCATTGCAAGACACCATAAAGGTAAAGGCaggaagatgtttttttgtgttttgtaattgACTGGATTGACCTTTTATGCTTACAACCATTTTAACTTTGGCAACGACGAGCAGAACAACCTTCGCTGGTTTTGAACTCTTCAGTCAACTCAACCCTGAGACTCGCCTTACAAATCTGAGCCTCTCTTAAATGAAGCCAGCATTCACACACTACAGAAATATGTTTACCTTTCAGCCAGTCTGCTGTGAAGGACGTTGTTGCAATTTACCGTGAGCTGCGATACCTCCAATGAATGCAATCTCTCTGCAGGTCTGAACCATAAACTCTACTCAACCTAAATTCCATACCCATCACACTGTTTTGTATGATTGTGTATTATTTCTCTACTTTAATACAGTTCAAAAGCACACTTGAAAGAAACACCGTTAACAAAAGGATTTGAGTGATCTTAATATGTAAGAAGGAATTTATAAGACATACTGAGCAGTAAAAATCCTTAAAGTAACATTCACTTAAACTGGCATCTTATTTATTCGTATGAATCGCACATTGAGGTTTCATAAATCCTTGAAACAAATGATATTGGATCTGCCTTTTTCTCTGAAGATGTTTTGACACGTCAAAAGAAAAACTCAGgagtaaataattaaatgaatgataGCTGATTTCCAttcagctgcttcagtttcagggtcctggtattgtgcatgctggctcttTGTCACGCCGTCATGACTTACTGGGACGCTTGAATAGCAcagagccatcattaatgtttttagtaacacctgtgcttttctacCCACGACAAGCCAAACCTGACGTCATCGGCTAGACAGGTTTTTTAACGTTTGCTTTATTCCCCTTACATATTTATGTAAGTATTAATTGTCTAGCCGGAGTGTGTCCATAGAAACTAGGTTGAGCTCTACGTCAGCAGCGTGGCGGTGCCGGCGGTTTCAAATGTCTATCAAGCTTCActgcttttttaatttgggcTTGAAGCGCAGAGTCTGGAATGCGCTCTCCACCACTTTGGGCAGATGGATCGGGTTCCTCTGCAGCCGCAGTCTGCTGCTTGTGGACCTGCTCTGGTTTTTCTTCTTCGAGGCGCTTTCATTGGCACGGTCATGAACCACTTTGTCTTTGGGGTCATCTGCAACCCGAGGAACACGCAAGACCCAGTTGGAGTGGAGGTCGTGTTCGGTCGAGCTGGAGGCCACTGTGggagagaagagcagagagaaaactgTTATTTTGAACTTTCACACCTGgatcttaaagaaaaaaaaacaacatttttaccCTTATCTGTAGAGCTATAGGGATTAAAAAAACGATGTATTTCTGTTATCGGGGTTAAATTTTGGAATGATGCCAACTTAATTTAAGAATTTGTAACTCgctattgatttttaaatgaatggcTTATAAGGCTATTTTTGAGAGTTAGACattgaaataagttttttttgtggttggtttattttattttctcatttttattatcattttctgGTGGGTACCTTAATTCAATGCAGGATTTTATGTAGGGTAgggcagacatttctacagtGTAATCTCCAACATttggcagctcacaccaaaacatatAGACTGGGAAATATCACTACACATAAGAAGAAATTcatataattttgatttttggggtaAGCAGCGACCTTTTGAATGAGATTAAGTAGCTGGTTTAGATAATGAGATGGCCTTAAACAGCTGAGGCAAAGTTTAAACGGTTATTCTAAAAACTGCATCTGACTTTTCCCAGTCCTTAACCACACCCACCCCATCCGACTAGTATGAAAAATTagacttattattttattgtttgtattatcattttttaaattactactTTTAATATTGTCGCTGATGCCAATATATATGTTCAGTTTGCATTATATCATGTTGATATAATTGTTGCTCTTGCTTTGTACTCTTtcctgttaaaaacagctgttaaatGTAATCTGTAAATACTGTCACTATGGTCACGCCAATAAAGCCTTTCTTGAATTGAATCTGAATTGACTTTTCCCGCAGCATAAATTTTGACAagtcatagcaggaaaagctcAGTCTAATAATAATGACTCCACTCCAGTCAGATGTGCCTCTTAAAGTTAAAATAGTCATGTAACAATGTAAGAATACAATTTATTGCACTACTTAAGAATCACAAATACAAGGACTTGTGAAAAGTGGCGTCTTCAGACTGTTTAAATTACTAATACAGTGACCTGTAAACAGCATTTCACTGTCGCAGCTGGTCCAAGTGGAGTTACAGCTTACTACTCTACTtctacaaaaaacaactaatacTAAAACTACTGTATATGTTAAGCCTCATATGTAACAATGTCAAATATTATTTGAACttcatactgtatgtaaaagCGTCAATCCAggaagtaactagtaactacaAGCAACAAATATAAGGAGTAAAATGCACATTTCCATCTGAAACCATTACAAAATCCTCAAGTCAAAGAGGCAATACGGAAAATAATGTTAGAAGGAAAAGTCTTTCATCTGAAATATGATTTACGTAAGAGTATATAACTATTATATCGGTATTTATAAAACTATCAAGAACAAAAATACTAGAACGACCGATTTCTGAGTATTACATAGTTATAATGtagtttgacacatttttcaatGAAGCAACTTCTAAATGTAACTAGTAAAGGTAGATCTAATTTTATCCACTTTATATACTGGTGGGTAGCTTATTTTGCATGTTAAACCTAATGTATTTGACTAGAAAATTAGTAGAACAAAAATGGATATATCCATGCAAGCACATCAAATATAATCAAGAATAATTCTTTAGTAAACATACTTAAATTACCTTATCACTTCTAAACCCTTCaggtggaaaaaatatatttagatcCACCACAAATTTAggagaacaaaaataaaaggcaaaaacaaagtaTTCAAAGTACAATTACTGTAGCCATTATGGCAGCAGCTCCCAACCTTTATCCTATACAGACCGATTTTGCAGTTATTGAGTAAACTGATGCCCCCTGACTACTCgacatataaaatatttcttattatATTCAATGCATAACAGTATAAGGAACTgaaaaactgtacaattaacccaaatgtaataaaacaagcaatttggaGACATTGTGAGCAAATGATTTCCTGTGAATTTTCTATCAGAGATTagtttttctaatatttttcatAACATTAAATACAATACTCTggataatgacttttttaaaccttttttttttttttttaacaatcacgCATTCTGAATGGGCCTCTTTTGGGGGCAAATTCAGTGTGGAGAGTGAAGGCTCGGTGAATAAAGCTTGTGTTCGGGTCTTCACCGTGCCCTTTTCCtttgagattaaaaaacaaaatgtacatcTTAAATAATAATCCATGGCTAACTGaatctgtctctctcgctctctctctctataccACGTTTATcaatctgcttttattttgtatggcGAATCTTACAGTGCTTTAGTAATTCTACTTAGTTGCTTTCCAACATTGTCTAAACCAAAagtaaacaattttttttttgtaacgttctacctttttttttttaggagtcTACAGCTTATTGGCCGTGAAACAGAGTCACGACTGTGactgtgataaaaacaaaatagacaAGGTGTAAAAAGTTGCATCATTGTTCAATCCAGCATCATTATAATTAAAGAGAAGGATTCCAGACTCACCTATGAAGTCCACATCTGCGTGTCCATCATCCATATACGGTTTGCGCAGAGGCTCGCTGTCACAGCCAGCAATGACCTCATCAAAAAACTGCAGAGTGTCCTCGACGTTGGGGACTGGAGGTGCAGAGGGTTTGGCTCTTGATatctgcagataaaaaaaatgggtGACCATTTGTCtttgatattgatgtttttgcctGGCATGTGCTCTGGGGTTGATGATTTAAGCTTACCAGCTCTTCCTTTGCAGGCGGCGGGGGTGCAGGCTTCTTCTTAGAGGACAATGTGGCCTTGGCGTCGTTACTTTTCAAGTCACTCACGCTCTTTGTGTACTGCCGTCTCAAAGCCACGAGCGCTTCCAGGTACTCCAGGCAGTTCTGATTCTGAGAGTAGAGCCATATCCTGTCCTCTTGTCTCTGATAATAGTACAAGGTCGACTCGATGCTCACAGTGCTTTTACTCCGTTTTAAAGTTGAGCCCACAGCAGCCTGAGTTTTTTCCCCCACCACGAGCATAGAGGTGCTGCGGACCAGCCTGACAGTGCAGGCGTTGTGGTAGTCCTGCTCAGAACGAAAACCACCACCATCGCGCCCTCTGTGTCCGTGGTGGTTGGGTCTGAACACATTATTAATCTTCCTGAACATTCCTCTAAATGGAATCCTCTTTCAGGATTACAAACTTGTCCTTAGTGTTTGTGAAGCATGTATCCATATTTGTCTCTTCAAGCCAGCCAGTATgtctcaaaacaaacaaacaaacaaacaaacaaacaaacaaacaaacaaacaaacaaacgagcCTTTAAACCTGACTGGAGCTGTTCACTGTGACCAGTTGCTGTCCAGGGTGCTGAAATTGCCAGATGGCTTTTCTCTTGTGACACAAAAGCAGATCTGAGTCGCTCGACTAACCTGATCTCAGCGTGTCTTTAGTGTTATCGGATGTTGCTCAGCAACATTGCTGTAGCAACGGGTCGGTAACTCTACACTGTGTGCCACCATTAGTACTGAGCAGCAGGCCTGTGTCAGATATCCGACACTTAGtggacaaaaataacaacaactgccagaaaatcatcaaactctgtcatttaaatgcttgtgacaTCATCAACATGCTGTGAATCAACCTGTTTTTTATGTATGAATGGGAATTTGTGAGTATGCAAGTGAATATGTCTCTGAGTACCTAGGTAGCAGTAATATGCCTCGTATTTCTAATTTGCAGTGTTTTATCACAAGAGGATGCTTTGCACATGTcctatttaatatttaatgcttttacTGTGTTGTGTCTATTGTTTCCATTTAATGTTTTGTACTTTGTACTGTCGAGTTTGACACATCAGTTTCTCTTTATCCAAGACAATTTTATCCCAAAGGGAGACAAATAAAGTAACCATGAACCTTGAACCGGTTAGTAAAACAGGACAGGACATCTTAGAAGAGATCATATGATAGATTAAACTGCAACTGGGTTAAATTGTTCCAATTTGGGGGGTTTATACAAGGTCCCCATGGTCACTGTAGATAAGCCAtgaaatttcactttcaaatttTAAAAGCCTGGAAGAGTAatttaattagtaaaaattattgaaagttttggaggattcatgtcattttattgtGTACTGAGATTTTTAGAGTAATCTTTTGTGGATAACCTTTCATGAAAGGTACCATAACGGTTAatttctgtagctgtcaacaTATCACAGCTCTGATATGTGCTGATGTGTGACATGTTCTGTTTGCCATGAAGTGTTTTATTGCGtatcttttgtatgtttttgttgtattccaGGTagctgaaattatatttgaacAAAGTTCGGATgtgttatgtttaaaaattatgggaaagttttgaaattctatccatgaaaatgtgtcagaacaatgtttttgtgaattggcaccaaagatttaaaaaaaaaaaaaaaaaaaaaagtcagttagATGTATTAGGAATGGGCATGAGTAACCAAGTACTCATTTGGATATCAAAATTAAGTGCCACCCCTCCCCGGTACGATTAAAATGACCCTCACAGTTATAAAAACAGAGGGGTTTATTAATGGATTGAAACTTGAAACCTTTTTAATACAAGTTTGTGTAAAAAGTTTCCCCttatataaatgaatgaataaataaatagaataaaggAAAGATTCTCTATCtggttgctttttttattctttatttagtACTGTAGATAAGCAAATTTACTTGGTATAGTAACCATTAATTCTCATACTACGGTATCAGcaatgagtttaaaaaatgtaacgtTAATGGAAGCAACAGAAAGATGGCTGATTTTTCTCATGTTAAATTTCAATTTATAGGCTAATTTAAGCTGAACATACAATACATTTCAAATTCCACTTATCTTTGATTTCTGGCCAATTTATATTCCTGCTCTGATGTTAGAGTACTctataataatgtaatatgaGAACTCAAATATAGAAGTTAGTTAAAATACTCATCCCCAACATGTGTGACCTGGCTGTTGTTACAAACTCCAGAAGTTGTATGATGCTGACTTTCTCATctgattaataataaaacatgttctCTTGTGTTTCATGAGCTTCTATTGTTGGGCTTCCCTGCTGCGAGCAGAGGAAGTCTGAATGCAAAGGGTCTTTACTGAAGCGAGTCCTACACGCAGACGAGGTGCTTTCATCTTGGAAAAATCCCGGCCATAAATATAGCCCGAAAATTTCCATCACTTTCACCAGAAAACCGATTCAGACTGCAGCTGTAAAAAAGATCAGATTCATACCACAGAGGAGCTCAAAtcaagacaggaaaaaaagaaaacatatcacAACCGCTGAAATTAATATCATTCCAAGGTCTCGTGTAAAATTTGCTGTGACAGTTACAGCATTTACTTAAACATGCTGCAGAGCAGGCACGGTTTCAAGGAGGAAATGAAGAGCTGTGGTTACATAACCGAACGTGAAGTCACACTTCTGCTTTTGGCTGCACACGCGGATCACAGGAGAGGTAAAGTTagatggtccaaacagcagttacTCGACTACAGAGCTGCATGTTTAACTGTCCTCACAGAAGTGACTCAGAATATGTGGTGCGacttttcagaaaatgaaaacgGGAATCAGCATCTGTTGAACTTTCTGTTTCCCGATCATTTTGATGATATTAATTATGactttcttttctgctttttactcTACCTCAATCACACACCTGGTCCTTTTACATAGAAACAAAACTCCTGTGGTTACGTTGATAAGAATATAACATCTGTCATATCACTTCATTTGGCGAGAGTAAATGTGGAGGTATGTACCTTCTTACGTAAGGCTGTAAAATAGATATCTGCAGGGAGATATGCCCAGCATGTGTGTAACAATCTTatgaaaataagataataattgGCAGGATGATGAGTTGGAATATATTCATGATGAACCCAGCTGCCAACATTAAGTTTGCAGAAATgggaagaaagacaaaaaatatcagGCATTCCCACTTCCTCTTGGGGTGGTATTTAACAACCGTTGCACATGAATGCAACCTGTTCATGTCGAGTCAAATACAGTTTCCACGTTTGAGAGGCTGCATTGATAGAAAATGCAGGAACTGAGGAACAgtgcttttctctgctgtgaTAAAGACTGTGAAAGGACACTTGGTACTCTCAGGTGAAAGCTGATAGAGGGACTGTGATTCTGGTCCAAGGTAGGAAGAggtttatttcagaaaaatatgatttagaTTTATGATTATTAGATGAGgtgatgatgtctttttttgttgggaGGAATAAACACTTTGACCTAATTACTCAGTGAAAAGGACTCACTTGAAACAGCTTTTACAGACAGATCATTAATGTAGTCATGAATGATTTGGTTTTATTGAGTtttatggtgattttatttgatcattATACGTGGTTTTTTGGAGTTTTATACATTTGTATTGCAAACTATGAAACTACGCGGCACAAGTCTACGGTCctatatattttcatatgaaTAAACTTTATTTGGATAGTTTTGTAGAGTATCTGTAACATTTCAATGGCTTATTTGTTGCGATATATAACAAATCAGCTGTTTCGCTTTGTCTGTAGATGTTTATCTCGAGAGTATAAGGGCAAATTGGCTTATGACAATGTCCACAGTGAAACTTCCAAACGGACGATGACAGAGTTGTTTGAGAGGGTGGGGACACAAACTACTTATGCAAGTCATTCTTTGAACCGCCACTGTCTTTGGTGAAAGTGATTTCTAAAGTTTTTGCTCTCTCATCTTGGTGTCAGCTACAGAGTCACCTTAAACTAGATAACATTATACTCATGGAAGATTTAATAAACAGGATTAAGGGATATTTGACCACCAAATGCACATGTCCGCTTacttagattaaaaaaaacaaacaaaaaaaaaaacagaagaggacATTTCAGCAGGATTAAATAAGATGAGTCAGGTCACATTAACTGTCTTGTTAAAGCTGCTGATGAAAGAATTACAGGATATGAAAAGTGCATTTCTATTGCAAATAATCCTAAAAtacaaactgcaaaatgtttttgatatgtagagtattgtgataatatacATTGTGAAAAGCTGCAATTTATTACCCTTTTCCAACTGTAAACTAAGGAAAAGCTTGGTCAATAACTATTTTaatctaataagataaagtttttaGTCTGTGCTTCTCACTTCCATCCTTTTTATTGTGGCAACATTTATCTActggattgaaaaaaaaaatattttactattcTAGTGGGCTACTGaaagtttaatttgtacttgaaata is a genomic window of Plectropomus leopardus isolate mb chromosome 10, YSFRI_Pleo_2.0, whole genome shotgun sequence containing:
- the LOC121948758 gene encoding uncharacterized protein C13orf42 is translated as MFRKINNVFRPNHHGHRGRDGGGFRSEQDYHNACTVRLVRSTSMLVVGEKTQAAVGSTLKRSKSTVSIESTLYYYQRQEDRIWLYSQNQNCLEYLEALVALRRQYTKSVSDLKSNDAKATLSSKKKPAPPPPAKEELISRAKPSAPPVPNVEDTLQFFDEVIAGCDSEPLRKPYMDDGHADVDFIVASSSTEHDLHSNWVLRVPRVADDPKDKVVHDRANESASKKKNQSRSTSSRLRLQRNPIHLPKVVESAFQTLRFKPKLKKQ